Genomic segment of Chitinispirillales bacterium:
TGCAAAATTCGAGTTAAAATAATCGCTCACCTGTTTTGCAGTCAATAAAAATTTTTCGTTTAATATCAAAAAATTAGCGGAATTTAACAAAAAACGCTGTTTGTTATCGACAAAAAAGCATAATTTCGACGATATAAACTTATAAATCAATTTTTCTTTTGCATTATACGACTCAAGCGGCGCTACTTGTCGATAAAATTCAAACTTATCAGGAATAAAATTTGTCGGATCTTTTAGTCCGTTTCCTGTTATATCCCGCCCGCGCCAAACGGGAATATAATTTTCTTTTTTCTCTTTTACGACAAATTTTTCATTGTTCCCCGTCACAATCCCAAGTCCCCATTTTGCATTGTTTTTTAACGTTATATATTCTTCTGAGAAAATATAGTCGATAAGATTCGATTCGTCGGTTTTTATGCTGAAATTAAATATTTTATTCGGAATGTTTTCAAACGTCTTTTTGGAACGCAGATGCTTTTTTTGTCCGATTTCACATATAATTTCATTTTCGGATTGTTTATTCGACAAAATAATCGCTTTCGCTTTCGTGAGCAATTTCTCAAACGGCTTGCCGTAGTCGATAAATCGCTCAATATCGTATTTCAACACAATTTTTCGAACATCTTGAAAACATGAAATACTAAAAAACGCTTCGGGCAAAAGAAATCCCAATTTCCCGTTCTCGTTAAGTAAAAAAAGCGATGCGCAAAAAAACAAAGACGAAGTATCCGTACTTTTTTGAGATTTGTAAATTTTTGCAAAATTTTCTCTTATATTTTTCGGAAGTTTTTTACCCCATGGCGGATTTGTAAAGATGTAATCAAATTTCTTATCCGATAAGTTCGCCGTTTGTAAAAAATCACTATTAAAAATATTTTTCGATTCTACCCCTGTTAAATCACAAATTCGTTTCTTTGTTATCGCCGCGGCGTTTTCGTCCGTGTCAAATCCATAAACGTTTTCAAGCGAAAACCCTTTTTTTACAGCTTCGATAATAAAGTTTC
This window contains:
- a CDS encoding N-6 DNA methylase, producing the protein MAQKYISFADASLKIGVSIATIRNWVKERYLPAINGKITLCSFDNFLNDVDFEKKLISRANKTRKGFHDHEYLSEIIKEKSKLDNMAGFNISKEYEFLLSESFRNKEGIFYTPQNIVCDMLKSVKVTKNKTFLDPCCGSGNFIIEAVKKGFSLENVYGFDTDENAAAITKKRICDLTGVESKNIFNSDFLQTANLSDKKFDYIFTNPPWGKKLPKNIRENFAKIYKSQKSTDTSSLFFCASLFLLNENGKLGFLLPEAFFSISCFQDVRKIVLKYDIERFIDYGKPFEKLLTKAKAIILSNKQSENEIICEIGQKKHLRSKKTFENIPNKIFNFSIKTDESNLIDYIFSEEYITLKNNAKWGLGIVTGNNEKFVVKEKKENYIPVWRGRDITGNGLKDPTNFIPDKFEFYRQVAPLESYNAKEKLIYKFISSKLCFFVDNKQRFLLNSANFLILNEKFLLTAKQVSDYFNSNFANWLFKSVFDTHKILRGDLETIPISAKYFETNKIFDEKTYLDFLQIERIDNGKYRKIN